From a single Intestinibaculum porci genomic region:
- a CDS encoding hydratase yields MIKLYDEGIYLVNGKEIVKESEAKSFSKEDAKKGTIAYGIMKNHNVSGDMDHLKIKFDAMASHDITYVGIIQTARASGMEKFPLPYVMTCCHNSLCAVGGTINDDDHLFGLSAAKKYGGIYVPPHIAVIHQYMRENFAGCGKMILGSDSHTRYGALGTMAIGEGGGELVKQLLEDTYDVAYPGVIAIYLDGKPKPWVGPHDVALAIIREVFAKGYVKNKVMEFVGPGVSSMPTDYRNGVDVMTTETTCLTSIWRTDEDTKAYLSKHHREDDYKQLDPADVAYYDGCVYVDLSTIKPMIALPFHPSNAYEIDELNANLEDILKKTEEAAAKISGDRAHFTLLDKITPDGKLKVQQGVIGGCAGGTYSNIVEAAHALKGKSTGNDEFYLSVYPSSQPVYTDLDRKGLLADLMDTGALIRSAFCGPCFGAGDTPANNALSIRHTTRNFPNREGSKPGQGQMAAVALMDARSIAATAANGGILTSAESLDCWGDIPEYNYDDRSYVHRVYNGFNHADEDKSLRFGPNIKDWPEQEALADNILLKVASKIEDDVTTTDELIPSGETSSYRSNPLGLAEFTLSRRDPAYVGKAKAVRALEDERKAGKIDASLQGVFDVIKTIDHDVDPLKVEIGSVLYANKPGDGSAREQAASCQRVLGGLANITQEYATKRYRSNCMNWGMVPFHLKGQPTDFDVDDYIYVPHILEALDGDLKDIPAYVIKDGQAKEIHLYIQDMTADERAIVKAGCLINFNRNKKK; encoded by the coding sequence ATGATTAAACTGTATGATGAAGGGATCTACTTAGTAAATGGAAAAGAGATTGTCAAAGAGAGCGAGGCAAAATCTTTTTCAAAAGAAGACGCGAAAAAAGGAACCATTGCCTATGGCATTATGAAAAATCATAATGTCTCAGGAGATATGGATCATTTAAAAATTAAATTTGATGCGATGGCATCTCATGATATTACATATGTGGGTATTATTCAGACGGCCCGTGCCTCAGGCATGGAAAAATTCCCACTACCTTATGTTATGACATGCTGTCATAACTCATTATGTGCGGTCGGCGGTACGATTAATGATGACGACCACTTATTCGGTTTATCCGCTGCGAAGAAATATGGTGGTATTTATGTACCTCCTCATATTGCCGTTATCCACCAGTATATGCGAGAAAACTTTGCTGGATGCGGAAAAATGATTTTAGGTTCTGACTCTCATACCCGCTATGGAGCGTTAGGAACAATGGCCATTGGTGAAGGCGGCGGTGAATTAGTTAAACAGCTGCTTGAAGACACGTATGATGTGGCTTATCCAGGGGTTATTGCCATTTACTTAGATGGCAAACCAAAACCATGGGTAGGACCACATGATGTCGCTTTAGCGATTATTCGTGAAGTTTTCGCCAAAGGTTATGTGAAGAATAAAGTGATGGAGTTTGTTGGTCCTGGGGTTTCCTCTATGCCTACAGATTATCGTAATGGTGTGGATGTTATGACGACAGAAACAACATGTTTAACATCGATCTGGCGCACTGATGAAGATACGAAGGCGTATTTATCAAAACATCATCGTGAAGATGATTATAAACAGTTAGATCCAGCTGATGTCGCTTACTATGATGGTTGTGTCTATGTGGATTTATCAACGATTAAACCGATGATTGCGTTACCATTCCATCCATCCAATGCCTATGAAATTGATGAATTGAATGCCAACTTAGAAGACATCTTAAAGAAAACGGAAGAAGCAGCGGCTAAGATCTCTGGTGATCGTGCTCACTTCACATTGTTAGATAAGATCACTCCTGATGGAAAATTAAAAGTTCAGCAGGGCGTCATTGGCGGCTGTGCCGGTGGTACGTATTCTAATATCGTAGAAGCAGCCCATGCCTTAAAAGGCAAGAGTACCGGTAATGATGAATTCTACTTATCTGTTTATCCATCTTCTCAGCCGGTTTATACCGACCTTGATCGTAAAGGTCTGTTAGCTGATTTAATGGATACTGGGGCACTGATTCGTTCAGCTTTCTGCGGCCCATGTTTCGGAGCTGGCGATACACCTGCTAATAATGCGTTATCAATCCGTCATACAACCCGTAACTTCCCGAACCGTGAAGGTTCTAAACCAGGTCAGGGCCAGATGGCTGCCGTCGCTTTAATGGATGCCCGTTCGATTGCCGCAACAGCAGCTAATGGTGGTATTTTAACGAGTGCCGAAAGCTTAGACTGCTGGGGTGATATCCCTGAATATAACTATGATGATCGTTCTTATGTGCATCGTGTGTATAACGGCTTTAATCATGCGGATGAAGACAAATCATTACGTTTTGGTCCTAATATTAAAGACTGGCCAGAACAGGAAGCTTTAGCAGATAATATCTTACTGAAAGTGGCTTCTAAGATTGAAGATGATGTCACCACGACGGATGAATTAATTCCTTCAGGAGAAACATCTTCTTATCGTTCTAATCCATTAGGTTTAGCAGAATTCACTTTATCAAGAAGAGATCCTGCTTATGTTGGGAAAGCCAAAGCAGTACGTGCTTTAGAGGATGAAAGAAAAGCTGGTAAGATCGATGCAAGCTTACAGGGCGTCTTTGATGTGATCAAGACCATTGATCATGATGTCGATCCTTTAAAAGTGGAAATTGGTTCTGTATTATATGCCAATAAACCAGGGGATGGGTCAGCCCGTGAACAGGCCGCTTCATGTCAGCGTGTCTTAGGTGGTTTAGCCAATATTACGCAGGAATATGCGACAAAACGTTATCGCAGCAACTGTATGAACTGGGGCATGGTGCCATTCCATTTAAAAGGTCAGCCAACTGATTTTGATGTTGATGACTATATCTATGTGCCTCATATCTTAGAGGCCTTAGATGGTGACTTAAAAGATATTCCAGCTTATGTCATTAAAGATGGACAGGCGAAAGAGATTCATCTCTATATCCAGGATATGACTGCTGATGAACGTGCAATTGTCAAAGCAGGCTGTCTGATCAACTTTAACCGCAACAAGAAAAAATAA
- a CDS encoding ABC transporter ATP-binding protein produces the protein MKVLEIKNIQKYYGTKSNVTKALNDLSFDVEQGEFVAIMGASGSGKTTLLNCVSTIDRVTSGHILINNHDITALKPKQLSKFRREQLGFIFQDFNLIDTLTAYENISLALSIQHKEKDMKEKIHALAKELDIEQVLDKYPYEMSGGQKQRVAAERALITSPSMILADEPTGALDSRSSKVMLEKMALMNKTHKATILMVTHDALAASYGSRVIFIKDGQIFHEIYKGNDDRKTFFNKIIEVESVLGGDLNDL, from the coding sequence ATGAAAGTACTCGAAATTAAAAATATTCAGAAATACTATGGTACGAAGTCTAATGTAACAAAAGCCTTAAACGATTTATCCTTTGATGTAGAACAGGGCGAATTTGTGGCCATTATGGGTGCTTCCGGCAGCGGGAAGACGACTTTGTTGAACTGCGTTTCTACGATTGATCGTGTCACCAGCGGTCATATCCTTATTAATAATCATGATATTACAGCGTTAAAGCCGAAACAGTTATCAAAATTCAGAAGAGAACAGTTAGGTTTTATCTTCCAGGATTTCAACTTAATTGATACCTTAACAGCTTATGAAAATATCTCTTTAGCGTTATCCATTCAGCATAAAGAAAAAGATATGAAAGAAAAGATTCATGCATTAGCGAAAGAATTAGATATTGAACAGGTCTTAGACAAATATCCTTATGAGATGTCAGGGGGACAGAAACAGCGTGTCGCCGCCGAAAGGGCGTTGATTACTTCCCCATCGATGATTTTAGCGGATGAACCAACCGGTGCGTTAGATTCTCGTTCTTCTAAGGTGATGTTAGAGAAGATGGCATTAATGAACAAAACGCATAAAGCCACAATCTTAATGGTGACCCATGATGCTTTAGCGGCTTCTTATGGCAGCCGTGTCATCTTTATCAAAGATGGTCAGATCTTCCATGAAATCTATAAAGGAAATGATGATCGTAAAACATTCTTTAATAAGATTATTGAAGTAGAAAGTGTTCTTGGTGGTGATCTCAATGATTTATAA
- a CDS encoding helix-turn-helix domain-containing protein, whose protein sequence is MERAAKKPIGYQKHITYELREKIEAGLKSGLNKAQIAKTIHKDPTTVAKEIRNHRTPSGSPSKAPFDCANYKKCTRGRECRTSHEVFMECTDYTLFKCNQRDRSPGVCNGCTKAPSCRFSKYYYRADVAQRAYEYMLRDSRMGFNLTYSEAQWMADIIKPELEQGKSPYAILNEHPELKISEKCLYNYIEQGAFEQFGINSLALRNQVKRRKMPKVRANQYRKRKDSGYLTGRTFKDFLEYNPLVAAQYSINHSVKLYDGAERPDSEQAIDHPVGYILMDTVYNDVSNGPFIQTFKIMPGGVFLAVYHDEKTAEEMVNGLDYIEKLLGPDVFINNIGSILTDRGSEFSLADEFEDRESGTCRIFYCDAMHSNQKGSLENEHLVLRYICPKKKDLRKLGLVSQEVLNRAVNNINSYSRKLYGGRSLYENTAFMMPEIYEALKCKGYSQIDKDKVELKPSVLKKK, encoded by the coding sequence ATGGAAAGAGCCGCTAAAAAGCCCATAGGATATCAGAAGCACATAACTTATGAGCTTCGAGAAAAGATTGAAGCAGGTCTCAAGAGCGGCCTTAATAAGGCCCAAATTGCCAAGACCATTCATAAAGATCCAACTACCGTCGCTAAGGAAATTCGGAATCACAGAACTCCTTCAGGATCGCCAAGTAAGGCACCCTTTGACTGCGCCAACTACAAAAAGTGCACAAGAGGACGGGAGTGCAGAACCAGCCATGAGGTGTTCATGGAATGCACTGACTACACCCTGTTTAAATGCAATCAAAGGGACAGATCACCGGGCGTCTGCAACGGCTGCACCAAAGCCCCCAGCTGCAGATTCTCAAAATACTACTACAGAGCAGATGTGGCCCAAAGAGCATACGAATATATGCTTAGGGATTCGAGAATGGGCTTCAACCTCACCTATTCAGAGGCTCAGTGGATGGCTGATATCATCAAGCCTGAGCTTGAACAGGGCAAGTCACCGTATGCAATTCTTAACGAGCATCCTGAGCTCAAAATTTCCGAAAAGTGCCTGTACAACTATATTGAGCAGGGTGCATTTGAACAGTTTGGAATCAATAGCCTGGCGCTCAGAAACCAGGTAAAGAGAAGAAAGATGCCTAAGGTACGCGCTAACCAGTACAGAAAGCGCAAGGACAGCGGCTATTTAACCGGAAGAACATTCAAGGACTTTCTTGAATACAACCCCCTTGTGGCCGCACAGTACAGCATCAATCATAGCGTTAAGCTCTATGATGGTGCAGAACGGCCTGATAGCGAGCAGGCAATTGATCATCCTGTCGGCTATATCCTTATGGATACCGTTTATAATGATGTTTCTAACGGCCCGTTTATTCAGACTTTTAAGATCATGCCAGGCGGTGTATTTCTTGCCGTCTATCATGATGAAAAAACAGCTGAGGAGATGGTGAATGGCCTTGACTATATTGAAAAACTGCTTGGCCCGGATGTATTTATTAATAATATAGGGTCTATCCTGACTGACAGAGGCAGTGAGTTCTCACTGGCCGATGAATTCGAAGACAGAGAGTCAGGAACATGCCGAATCTTCTACTGTGATGCGATGCATTCAAATCAGAAGGGATCACTTGAGAACGAGCATCTTGTTTTAAGATATATCTGCCCTAAGAAAAAGGATCTCCGCAAGCTTGGGCTTGTAAGTCAGGAGGTCCTTAACAGAGCCGTTAATAATATCAACTCCTACTCCCGCAAGCTTTATGGCGGCAGAAGTCTCTATGAAAACACGGCTTTCATGATGCCGGAGATCTATGAGGCTCTAAAGTGCAAAGGCTATAGCCAGATCGATAAAGACAAGGTGGAGTTAAAGCCTTCAGTTTTAAAGAAAAAGTAA
- a CDS encoding ABC transporter permease: MIYKIAYNNMKKSIKDYAVYFFTVMLGVAVFYVFNAIGSQSAMLKITKSSSDMIKMMTGILSGVSVLVSIVLGFLIVYANSFLIKRRRKEFGVYMILGMSKKKVSYILFIETLLVGLISLGAGLVIGGLLSQLMGLAVAKMFAANMTAYRFTFSFPAMLKTIEYFGIMYLFVMIFNTISISKAQIITLLRKKENQSMKMRNPLLCTMIFIAGAMILGYAYAMVIDYNRLVKLIDATGNTGSGLLIPIGMGMVSTFMIFYSVSSLATQFIKKTKSYWKGLNSFTFKQLSSQIHTMTVSLSIISILLFITITILGTASSMTASLNNSYKENTVADFSYTAWHAKSDFPTVLKKNGFDVNKEFKNYVNVRAYNLSEQEFGYKQLLGSHTKGYEKWTKMLMQWNAMSISDYNKLAKMYHHKQYTLGKNQYMMICDYEPSGRVLNAGLKYKPAITIKGHSLQAAYDHYQTGFIEMSAGYNIGILIVPDHVLTGSDYKQVLAGNYAGKHKQATEDRLMAVLKKSKTTTKNFDYTYSTKIINIQNTVGIGALVTFVGMYIGIVFLITSAAILALKTLSQMIDSTSRYEVLRKMGTEESMMNHSILKQVLVLFIFPLILAIIHSVAGMKFSSVILSSSGFKADIHTTWLVFAALAVIYGGYIFVTYQMSKNICNTSKTTIH; encoded by the coding sequence ATGATTTATAAAATTGCCTACAACAATATGAAAAAAAGTATCAAAGACTATGCCGTATACTTCTTTACAGTTATGTTAGGGGTGGCGGTCTTCTATGTCTTCAATGCCATTGGCAGTCAGAGTGCAATGTTAAAGATTACGAAGTCTTCTTCCGATATGATTAAGATGATGACCGGTATTTTATCGGGGGTCAGTGTCCTGGTATCGATTGTTTTAGGGTTCCTTATTGTCTATGCCAATTCTTTCTTAATCAAACGAAGAAGAAAAGAATTTGGGGTCTATATGATTCTTGGCATGAGCAAGAAGAAAGTGTCTTATATCTTGTTTATTGAAACCTTATTAGTTGGGCTGATTTCACTAGGTGCTGGTTTGGTCATTGGCGGTTTATTATCTCAGCTGATGGGCTTAGCCGTGGCTAAAATGTTTGCGGCGAATATGACTGCTTATCGCTTTACGTTCTCATTTCCCGCAATGCTTAAAACGATAGAATACTTTGGAATTATGTATTTATTCGTCATGATTTTTAATACAATTTCTATTTCCAAAGCGCAGATTATTACCTTATTACGTAAGAAAGAAAATCAGAGTATGAAAATGCGTAATCCGCTTCTTTGTACGATGATCTTTATAGCGGGGGCTATGATCTTAGGTTATGCGTATGCGATGGTTATTGACTATAATCGTTTAGTGAAACTGATAGATGCCACTGGTAATACTGGCAGCGGCTTACTTATTCCGATTGGGATGGGGATGGTTTCGACCTTCATGATTTTCTATTCGGTTTCTTCTTTAGCGACGCAGTTCATTAAGAAGACCAAGAGCTACTGGAAAGGGTTAAACAGTTTTACTTTTAAACAGTTATCTTCGCAGATCCATACGATGACCGTCTCTTTATCGATTATTTCGATTCTGTTATTTATTACGATTACAATCTTAGGGACCGCTTCAAGTATGACCGCCTCCCTTAACAATAGTTATAAAGAAAATACCGTGGCGGATTTCTCTTATACAGCCTGGCATGCCAAATCTGACTTTCCGACGGTCTTAAAGAAGAATGGCTTTGACGTCAATAAAGAATTCAAAAACTATGTCAATGTCCGTGCATATAATTTGTCAGAACAGGAATTTGGTTATAAGCAGCTATTAGGCAGTCATACCAAAGGTTATGAAAAATGGACGAAGATGTTGATGCAGTGGAATGCCATGAGCATTTCTGATTACAATAAATTAGCCAAAATGTATCATCATAAACAGTATACGTTAGGAAAAAATCAGTACATGATGATTTGTGATTATGAACCTTCTGGTCGTGTGCTGAATGCAGGATTAAAATATAAACCTGCCATTACCATCAAAGGGCATTCATTACAGGCTGCTTATGATCATTATCAGACTGGATTTATTGAAATGTCTGCTGGTTATAACATCGGTATTTTAATTGTACCTGATCATGTATTAACGGGCTCAGACTATAAACAGGTGTTAGCTGGCAACTATGCCGGGAAGCATAAACAGGCCACTGAAGATCGTTTAATGGCTGTTCTTAAAAAGAGCAAAACAACAACCAAAAATTTTGATTATACCTATTCAACAAAGATTATCAATATTCAAAATACTGTGGGCATTGGGGCTTTAGTGACCTTTGTCGGAATGTATATTGGAATTGTCTTCCTGATTACTTCTGCAGCGATTCTGGCCTTAAAGACCTTGTCTCAAATGATTGATTCTACTTCACGTTATGAAGTCTTACGGAAGATGGGAACAGAAGAAAGCATGATGAATCATTCAATCCTAAAACAGGTCTTAGTCTTATTCATCTTCCCGCTTATTTTAGCCATCATTCATTCCGTTGCCGGGATGAAGTTTAGCAGTGTCATTCTTTCTAGCAGCGGCTTTAAAGCTGATATTCATACAACCTGGCTCGTCTTTGCGGCGTTAGCTGTCATCTATGGCGGCTATATCTTTGTCACCTATCAGATGAGTAAAAATATCTGTAATACTTCTAAAACAACCATTCATTAA
- a CDS encoding Abi family protein, translated as METYGGHFPIWVAVEIMTFGNIASLFDIMKTEDKKEISILFGTSPSHLKSWILALVEIRNICAHYNRLYNMPLKQTPFLYRENRKYRNEQNKVFPIVLVIKRMLCANEQWESFLKDINKTMNKYRDVVVLSFIGFPSEWYEILSAPLINK; from the coding sequence TTGGAAACATATGGTGGACATTTTCCGATTTGGGTAGCTGTTGAAATCATGACATTTGGCAACATTGCCTCTCTCTTTGATATTATGAAGACAGAAGATAAGAAAGAAATTTCTATATTATTTGGAACGTCACCAAGTCATTTAAAAAGTTGGATATTGGCTCTCGTTGAAATCAGAAATATTTGTGCTCATTATAACCGATTGTATAACATGCCATTAAAGCAAACACCTTTCCTTTATAGAGAAAACCGTAAATATCGTAATGAACAAAACAAAGTATTTCCAATAGTTCTCGTAATAAAGCGAATGCTTTGTGCTAATGAGCAATGGGAATCTTTCCTGAAAGATATAAACAAAACCATGAATAAATATAGAGATGTAGTCGTTCTTTCATTTATAGGATTTCCGTCGGAGTGGTATGAAATTCTATCTGCACCGTTGATAAATAAATGA
- a CDS encoding IS66 family transposase, translating into MDSLGTLSVKYDKACKKIGDLKTRLYDCNEELKSKKQKLEYRDNRIAKLKQLCLEKDEMIRNLNDEINRLKDKIEYLNAISNHDSTTVGIPTASTPIGKAKYNSSINSREPTDRKIGGQPGHSKSELGIPDDIDEEIEYVADDATECPKCGSHELVFTGKTKAVYEKTISIKPINLKKVFYQYKCGSCGTTFFLGLKPNERSACHYGTAVQAVGLSLMNTCNVPINKVKTFFEGITNGEISPSEGYLAKLPMIASKKLSEFRIVLKNLMLQRTLVYWDDTVININTKKGCLRFYGDETLSYYTAHEKKDLEGIEEDKVLTLLTEEQKTMHDHNKVNYNAKFKFGNLECNQHLQRDLKKIAIDTKHDELMELKDLISDTIHKRKEAINKGETRFSDEFIENFNKKVNDILNRAEKRNKKDYDAYFGRSEKTLIKRIRDYYDNYFAWVNDFTLPTTNNCAERGLRVVKSHMRSSGQFQNIQNAQYYADAKTYIETCRKNGINEIYAMIRLYEGDPITVKEIFSGEDLS; encoded by the coding sequence ATGGATTCTTTAGGAACACTATCAGTAAAATATGATAAAGCATGCAAAAAGATTGGTGACCTTAAAACAAGACTTTACGATTGTAATGAAGAACTGAAATCCAAAAAACAGAAGCTTGAATACAGGGATAACAGAATCGCAAAATTAAAGCAGCTTTGTCTTGAAAAAGATGAAATGATTAGAAATCTTAATGATGAAATTAACAGACTGAAAGACAAGATTGAATATCTTAATGCCATAAGCAATCATGACTCAACTACCGTTGGTATTCCTACTGCGTCTACTCCTATAGGAAAAGCAAAATATAACTCAAGCATCAATTCCAGAGAGCCTACTGACAGAAAAATTGGAGGTCAGCCAGGACATTCTAAAAGTGAACTCGGTATTCCTGATGATATTGACGAAGAAATTGAATATGTGGCAGATGATGCAACTGAGTGTCCGAAATGTGGTTCTCATGAACTTGTTTTCACCGGCAAAACTAAAGCTGTATATGAGAAAACTATTAGCATCAAGCCTATAAACCTCAAAAAGGTTTTCTATCAATACAAATGCGGAAGCTGCGGGACTACATTTTTTCTTGGCCTGAAGCCTAATGAAAGATCAGCCTGTCACTATGGGACGGCAGTACAGGCCGTTGGCTTATCGCTAATGAATACCTGCAATGTTCCTATTAACAAGGTTAAAACCTTTTTTGAGGGGATCACAAACGGAGAAATAAGTCCGTCAGAAGGCTACCTTGCAAAACTTCCTATGATTGCATCAAAAAAGTTATCTGAGTTCCGTATAGTTTTAAAGAATCTAATGCTCCAAAGAACTCTCGTATATTGGGATGACACTGTTATCAATATTAATACAAAGAAAGGCTGCCTGCGCTTTTACGGAGATGAAACACTCTCATATTATACGGCTCATGAGAAGAAAGATCTTGAAGGGATTGAAGAAGACAAAGTCCTAACACTACTCACTGAAGAGCAAAAAACGATGCATGATCACAATAAAGTGAACTATAACGCTAAATTCAAGTTTGGCAACCTTGAATGCAATCAGCACCTTCAGCGTGACCTCAAAAAAATCGCTATTGATACAAAACATGATGAGCTTATGGAACTGAAAGATCTTATTTCCGATACCATCCACAAACGCAAAGAAGCCATAAACAAGGGAGAGACTCGCTTTAGTGATGAATTTATTGAAAACTTTAACAAAAAAGTTAATGATATACTCAACCGAGCGGAAAAGAGAAACAAAAAAGATTATGATGCATACTTTGGAAGATCCGAGAAGACGCTAATTAAGCGTATACGTGATTATTATGATAATTACTTTGCTTGGGTAAATGATTTCACTCTTCCGACAACCAATAATTGCGCAGAACGCGGACTTAGAGTCGTAAAAAGCCATATGCGATCATCAGGACAGTTCCAAAATATTCAAAACGCTCAGTATTACGCAGATGCCAAAACGTATATAGAAACCTGCAGGAAAAACGGAATAAATGAGATCTATGCAATGATACGACTTTATGAAGGTGATCCAATAACGGTAAAAGAAATATTCTCAGGGGAAGATCTCTCCTGA
- a CDS encoding aminotransferase-like domain-containing protein, with the protein MNYEFSNKMTHVKASAIREIFKALTNPEIISFAGGNPASTAFPVDAIKKASADLLEENPIALLQYGLTEGDPDFLKAANAFFNRHEQVTFESDMIITTTGSQQIMDLASKCLCNEGDVVVVEEPSFLGSLNSFKENGCVLRGVPFKDGQLDLEKLEEALQIEPKPKFMYLIPNFQNPTGFTMSLETRQAVLALAKKYQVMILEDDPYGALRFSGEDVPSLKSLDRDGLVLYAVSMSKIMAPGMRVACAIGPKEVVQKMVVAKQGADVHTNLWSQKVIARLLETYDMDAHLTRIKKIYKEKCELMLAEMDKEFADGITYTRPEGGMFIWVDLPKEADMNAFVKEALEKKVAVVPGNAFLTDDTKECHSFRMNFSTPAPEDIIKGVKILGEMTHQL; encoded by the coding sequence ATGAACTATGAATTTTCTAATAAGATGACCCATGTCAAAGCATCGGCCATCCGAGAAATTTTTAAAGCATTAACCAATCCGGAAATTATCAGTTTTGCCGGGGGGAACCCCGCTTCAACTGCTTTTCCAGTAGACGCGATCAAGAAGGCTTCCGCTGATCTTCTTGAAGAAAATCCGATTGCCTTATTGCAGTATGGCTTAACCGAAGGGGATCCTGATTTCTTAAAGGCTGCCAATGCGTTTTTCAACCGTCATGAACAAGTCACTTTTGAAAGTGATATGATCATTACCACAACCGGATCCCAGCAGATTATGGATTTAGCATCGAAATGTCTCTGCAATGAAGGCGATGTTGTCGTGGTTGAAGAACCTTCTTTCTTAGGGTCTTTAAACTCCTTTAAAGAAAATGGCTGTGTATTAAGAGGGGTGCCATTTAAAGATGGTCAGTTAGATTTAGAAAAACTGGAAGAAGCTTTACAGATAGAGCCTAAACCAAAGTTTATGTATCTGATTCCTAACTTCCAGAATCCAACTGGTTTTACGATGAGCTTAGAAACCCGTCAGGCGGTTTTAGCCCTGGCCAAAAAATATCAGGTGATGATCTTAGAAGATGATCCTTATGGCGCTTTACGCTTTAGCGGAGAAGATGTGCCTTCGCTTAAATCATTAGATCGTGATGGCTTAGTGCTCTATGCCGTTTCGATGTCAAAAATTATGGCGCCAGGGATGCGTGTCGCTTGTGCTATCGGTCCGAAGGAAGTTGTCCAGAAGATGGTTGTGGCCAAACAGGGGGCTGATGTCCATACTAATTTATGGTCTCAGAAAGTCATTGCCCGTTTATTAGAAACGTATGATATGGATGCCCATTTAACAAGAATCAAAAAGATTTATAAAGAGAAATGCGAATTGATGTTAGCAGAGATGGACAAAGAATTTGCGGATGGTATCACTTATACCCGCCCGGAAGGCGGCATGTTTATTTGGGTGGATTTACCTAAAGAAGCAGATATGAATGCCTTCGTTAAAGAAGCGCTAGAAAAGAAAGTGGCGGTTGTACCAGGCAATGCCTTCTTAACCGATGATACGAAAGAATGTCATTCTTTCCGGATGAACTTCTCTACGCCAGCGCCTGAAGATATTATCAAAGGAGTTAAAATCCTTGGTGAAATGACCCATCAGTTATAA
- a CDS encoding DUF4143 domain-containing protein, whose translation MIDAGLVFKVMRVNKIAKPLKFYEDLSAFKLFTLDVGLLNCMAETDPKDILLGESIFEEYQEAFTQQFIASITRSLGLIPYYYTKENAKLEIDFLCQLGKVLPIEVKSGKNVYSKSLMTLLQKHPDLTGVRFSLKPYDMQEQFTNVPLYLAEAYLHDLMSHEGHV comes from the coding sequence CTGATCGATGCCGGATTAGTATTCAAAGTCATGCGGGTCAATAAAATCGCCAAACCTTTAAAATTTTACGAAGACTTGAGTGCTTTTAAACTTTTTACCCTTGATGTCGGCCTACTCAATTGTATGGCTGAGACAGATCCGAAAGATATTTTATTAGGTGAATCTATTTTTGAGGAATACCAAGAGGCATTTACCCAGCAATTCATCGCTTCAATCACAAGATCTCTAGGGCTTATTCCCTATTATTACACGAAAGAAAATGCGAAACTTGAAATTGATTTTCTTTGTCAGCTCGGTAAAGTCCTACCTATTGAGGTGAAATCCGGAAAAAATGTCTATTCTAAAAGCTTAATGACATTGCTTCAAAAACATCCTGATCTTACTGGTGTACGTTTCTCATTAAAACCTTATGATATGCAGGAACAATTCACTAATGTCCCCTTATATCTTGCCGAAGCGTATTTACATGATCTCATGTCACATGAAGGACATGTTTGA
- a CDS encoding Abi family protein, with protein sequence MSTSISQPLKPALTYNQQIERLKVIHKLTISDDALALRILVQVNYYRLSAYGIGLKKASNPEEYRDDITLEHIFRLYCFDSEFRNNIIHIVEQLEIMLRTRISYYLGITYGPEGYTDVRNFIDKQDRQGQSIHSKIMESLKRDRAQ encoded by the coding sequence ATGTCTACAAGCATTTCACAACCTTTAAAACCTGCACTTACCTACAATCAGCAGATAGAACGACTTAAAGTAATACACAAACTAACAATTTCAGATGATGCTTTGGCCCTACGTATCCTTGTACAAGTGAATTACTATCGTCTCAGTGCTTATGGTATTGGCTTAAAGAAAGCATCAAACCCAGAGGAGTACCGCGATGATATTACTTTGGAGCATATTTTCCGATTATATTGTTTTGATAGTGAGTTCCGCAATAACATAATTCATATTGTTGAACAACTAGAGATTATGCTACGTACCCGAATATCATATTATCTTGGAATTACATACGGTCCTGAAGGATATACTGATGTCAGAAATTTTATTGACAAGCAGGATCGACAAGGACAATCTATCCATAGTAAAATAATGGAATCATTAAAGAGAGATAGAGCACAATAA